One Marinibacterium anthonyi genomic region harbors:
- the efpA_1 gene encoding Efflux protein A produces the protein MSETMTIHRSAGVLAGLSACMLLGSMGTSIANIALPPLAQAFATSVQGVRWVVIAYLATLTLGSVFAGRIGDRIGRKRGLVAGLGIFVVGSGLCALAPGLLALVAARALQGAGAAFLITLTMASVRDALPRDRVGSAMGLLGTMSACGTALGPSVGGLLIGMAGWRATFAVLAPLGCVALGLVLLWLPSRPAPDGQATARIDLGGALGARLGANMAVAALMMATLIVGPFYLGRGLGLTPQAVGLIMAAGPVISIFGGVPSGRLVDRRGAGAVARAGLWALILGALTLAWLPRDWGAAGYLGAIVILTPGYQLFQSANNTQVLADAPDHMRGALSGYLGLSRNLGLITGAWALGAVFALGIGAPDFNTAAPDHITRGLHLTFAICAALMILALVLTRRADAPGNSPAGSKS, from the coding sequence ATGTCCGAAACCATGACCATCCACCGATCCGCAGGCGTCCTGGCGGGCCTGTCGGCCTGCATGCTGTTGGGGTCCATGGGCACCAGCATCGCCAACATCGCCCTGCCGCCGCTGGCGCAGGCCTTCGCGACATCGGTGCAGGGCGTGCGCTGGGTGGTCATCGCCTACCTGGCGACGCTGACACTGGGATCGGTCTTCGCGGGCCGGATCGGCGACCGGATCGGGCGCAAGCGCGGGCTGGTCGCGGGGCTTGGGATCTTCGTGGTCGGATCGGGGTTGTGTGCCCTGGCACCGGGGCTGTTGGCGCTGGTGGCCGCGCGGGCCCTGCAGGGGGCGGGGGCGGCGTTCCTGATCACGCTGACCATGGCGTCGGTGCGCGACGCCCTGCCCCGCGACCGGGTGGGCAGCGCGATGGGTCTGCTGGGGACGATGTCGGCCTGCGGCACGGCGCTGGGGCCATCGGTGGGCGGGCTGCTGATCGGGATGGCGGGATGGCGGGCGACCTTCGCGGTGCTGGCGCCGCTGGGCTGTGTCGCTCTGGGTCTGGTGCTGCTGTGGCTCCCGTCGCGCCCTGCGCCCGATGGGCAAGCCACGGCGCGCATCGACCTGGGCGGAGCTCTGGGTGCGCGGCTGGGGGCCAACATGGCGGTGGCCGCCCTGATGATGGCGACGCTGATCGTGGGCCCCTTCTACCTGGGCCGGGGGCTGGGACTGACGCCGCAGGCGGTGGGGCTGATCATGGCGGCGGGACCGGTGATCTCGATCTTCGGCGGCGTGCCCTCGGGCCGGCTGGTCGACCGGCGCGGCGCGGGTGCGGTGGCGCGGGCCGGGTTGTGGGCGCTGATCCTGGGGGCGCTGACACTGGCCTGGCTGCCACGGGACTGGGGGGCGGCGGGCTACCTTGGGGCGATCGTGATCCTGACGCCGGGCTACCAGCTGTTCCAGTCGGCCAACAACACGCAGGTGCTGGCCGATGCGCCCGACCACATGCGCGGCGCGCTGTCGGGTTACCTGGGATTGTCGCGCAATCTCGGCCTGATCACCGGCGCCTGGGCGCTGGGGGCGGTCTTTGCCCTGGGTATCGGCGCGCCGGATTTCAACACCGCCGCCCCCGACCACATCACCCGCGGCCTGCACCTGACCTTCGCCATATGCGCGGCGCTGATGATCCTGGCCCTGGTCCTGACACGCCGGGCCGACGCCCCGGGCAATTCACCAGCCGGATCGAAGAGCTGA
- the yfmP gene encoding HTH-type transcriptional regulator YfmP, with protein sequence MKLLDISEVSRRSGLPASTLRYYDEIGLISSVGRDGLRRIFSPDVLLQLNLIAMGKTAGFSLDDIRGMFSPTGRPEVPREDLHRRADEIDNQIRQLTALSHTLRHVADCPAPSHMECPTFRRLAALAGRRPRRAGPAVPR encoded by the coding sequence ATGAAACTGCTCGATATCTCGGAGGTCTCCAGGCGCAGCGGCCTGCCGGCGTCCACCTTGCGCTATTACGACGAGATCGGCCTGATTTCGTCGGTCGGGCGCGACGGGTTGCGGCGGATCTTTTCGCCCGATGTGCTGCTGCAGCTGAACCTGATCGCCATGGGCAAGACCGCCGGGTTTTCTCTGGACGACATCCGCGGCATGTTTTCGCCCACCGGCCGCCCCGAGGTGCCGCGCGAGGACCTGCACCGCCGCGCCGACGAGATCGACAACCAGATCCGCCAGTTGACCGCGCTCAGCCACACCCTGCGCCATGTCGCCGATTGCCCGGCGCCGTCGCACATGGAATGCCCGACTTTCAGGCGTTTGGCCGCCCTTGCTGGGCGTCGGCCGCGCCGCGCCGGGCCGGCCGTCCCGCGATAA
- the ptsI gene encoding Phosphoenolpyruvate-protein phosphotransferase, which produces MIERSESESRKLLGRLRDAMASDEPGQARLDRITHLIADSMQTEVCSIYLFRDDDTLELCATEGLKPESVHKTRMRLGEGLVGRVGLRGKVINTPDAPAEKGFRYMPETGEERYSSFLGIPVQRLGEILGVLVVQSRDRRVYSADEVYALEVVAMVLAEMAELGAFVGEGAAMEALHQQPVTLRSTTAQEGAAEGHVWLHEPRVVVTNPIADDPDRERDRLNDAVDRLRVSVDDMLAHTGTADSEQMQVLEAYRMFANSRGWMRRMEADISNGLSAEAAVEKEQSIARSRMAEVQDAYLRERLADLDDLSNRLLRILTGQGAETGASLPVDPILVARNIGPGELLEYGRRLKGIVLEEGSVGSHAAIVARALAIPLVVHAERITTEALNGDHILVDGDQGIVHLRPEDPVAKSFRDKIAMQAKAQERYASIREKPAITLCGEKIGLHMNAGLMADLPSLQGSGAEGVGLFRTELQFLIRNKMPKRTELALTYARVLEAAQGKPVVFRTLDIGSDKVLPYMKPTDEPNPALGWRAIRVGLDKPGVLRMQLQALLRASNGQPLTIMFPFVAQFEEYRAARAEVDKAIAREVKLGHKLPSSLKVGAMLETPSLAFAPQKFFDEVDFISIGGNDLKQFFFAADRENERVRRRYDTLNVSFLSLIERIVERCGISDTPLSFCGEDAGRPVEAVCFAAIGIRSLSMRPASIGPVKSLLMRSDLGALRQIIADARHRGAQTVRPAVMDWLRTAD; this is translated from the coding sequence ATGATCGAGCGCAGTGAGAGTGAGAGCCGGAAGCTGCTCGGGCGTCTTCGGGATGCCATGGCGAGTGACGAGCCGGGCCAGGCCCGGCTTGACCGGATCACGCATCTCATCGCCGACAGCATGCAGACCGAGGTCTGTTCGATCTACCTGTTCCGCGACGACGACACGCTGGAACTGTGCGCCACCGAGGGGCTGAAACCCGAATCCGTGCACAAGACCCGCATGCGGCTGGGCGAAGGTCTGGTCGGGCGCGTCGGCCTGCGCGGCAAGGTGATCAACACGCCCGACGCGCCCGCCGAAAAGGGCTTTCGTTACATGCCGGAAACCGGCGAGGAACGCTATTCCTCGTTCCTGGGCATTCCCGTCCAGCGCCTGGGCGAGATCCTGGGCGTGCTGGTGGTGCAATCGCGCGACCGGCGGGTCTATTCCGCGGATGAAGTCTATGCGCTGGAAGTGGTCGCCATGGTCCTGGCCGAGATGGCCGAGCTGGGCGCCTTCGTGGGCGAGGGCGCGGCGATGGAGGCGCTGCATCAGCAGCCCGTCACCCTGCGGTCCACCACGGCCCAGGAAGGCGCGGCCGAAGGCCATGTCTGGCTGCACGAACCCCGCGTTGTGGTCACCAACCCGATCGCCGACGATCCCGACCGCGAACGCGACCGGCTGAACGATGCCGTCGACCGCCTGCGCGTCAGCGTCGATGACATGCTGGCCCATACCGGCACCGCCGACAGCGAACAGATGCAGGTGCTGGAAGCCTACCGCATGTTCGCCAATTCCCGCGGCTGGATGCGCCGGATGGAGGCCGATATCTCGAACGGTCTTTCCGCCGAGGCCGCGGTGGAAAAGGAACAATCCATCGCCCGGTCCCGCATGGCCGAGGTGCAGGACGCCTATCTGCGCGAACGCCTGGCCGACCTGGACGACCTGTCCAACCGGCTGCTGCGCATCCTGACGGGGCAGGGGGCCGAAACCGGCGCCTCGCTGCCCGTCGACCCGATCCTGGTCGCCCGCAACATCGGGCCCGGCGAATTGCTGGAATACGGCCGCCGCCTGAAGGGCATCGTGCTCGAAGAAGGCTCTGTCGGGTCCCACGCCGCCATTGTCGCCCGGGCGCTGGCGATCCCGCTGGTGGTCCACGCCGAACGCATCACGACCGAGGCGCTGAACGGCGATCATATCCTGGTCGACGGCGACCAGGGCATCGTGCACCTGCGTCCCGAAGACCCGGTGGCCAAGTCCTTCCGCGACAAGATCGCCATGCAGGCCAAGGCCCAGGAACGGTACGCCTCGATCCGCGAAAAGCCGGCGATCACGCTGTGCGGCGAAAAGATCGGGCTGCACATGAACGCCGGCCTGATGGCCGATCTGCCCTCGCTGCAGGGATCGGGCGCCGAAGGTGTCGGCCTGTTCCGCACCGAACTGCAGTTCCTGATCCGCAACAAGATGCCCAAGCGGACCGAACTCGCCTTGACCTATGCCCGCGTTCTCGAAGCCGCGCAGGGCAAGCCGGTGGTCTTCCGCACGCTCGACATCGGGTCCGACAAGGTCCTGCCCTACATGAAGCCCACGGACGAACCCAACCCGGCGCTGGGCTGGCGGGCGATCCGGGTCGGTCTGGACAAGCCCGGCGTGCTGCGGATGCAGCTGCAGGCGCTGCTGCGCGCCTCGAACGGGCAGCCGCTGACCATCATGTTCCCCTTTGTCGCCCAGTTCGAAGAATATCGCGCCGCCCGCGCCGAGGTCGACAAGGCCATCGCGCGCGAGGTCAAGCTGGGGCACAAGCTGCCCTCGTCGCTCAAGGTCGGCGCGATGCTGGAAACCCCGTCGCTGGCCTTCGCGCCGCAGAAGTTCTTTGACGAGGTCGATTTCATCTCGATCGGCGGCAACGACCTGAAACAGTTCTTCTTCGCCGCCGACCGTGAAAACGAACGCGTCCGGCGGCGTTACGACACGCTGAACGTCAGCTTCCTCAGCCTGATCGAACGCATCGTCGAACGCTGCGGCATCTCCGACACCCCGCTCAGCTTCTGCGGCGAAGACGCCGGCCGCCCGGTCGAAGCCGTCTGTTTCGCCGCCATCGGCATCCGGTCGCTGTCGATGCGCCCGGCCTCCATCGGCCCGGTCAAAAGCCTGCTGATGCGCTCTGACCTGGGCGCCCTGCGCCAGATCATCGCCGACGCGCGCCACCGTGGCGCCCAGACGGTGCGCCCCGCCGTGATGGACTGGCTGCGCACGGCGGATTGA
- a CDS encoding TetR family regulatory protein, which produces MPRTGLPPQELKRRAIDVANARIKAVGYGKLRVTDIAAELGVSHAALYAHFSGKADILDAVVGHWLDMAQEDLRAAVTGPGTPEVRLENWLIQRLRLKREAAVKDPELYEAYCQASDRLRDVVQHHKAIWRDQIAMLLIQAIPGLKDPAHAALLVHSAMYGFNHPRLVLEYLDADAEAIETRLRDVLHTLIAGLRATVRDDMPDGAAP; this is translated from the coding sequence ATGCCGCGAACAGGGCTTCCCCCACAAGAGCTTAAACGACGTGCGATCGACGTCGCCAACGCCCGCATCAAGGCGGTCGGTTACGGCAAGCTGCGCGTCACGGACATCGCGGCGGAACTGGGCGTCAGCCATGCCGCGCTTTACGCCCATTTCTCGGGCAAGGCGGATATCCTGGACGCGGTGGTGGGCCATTGGCTGGACATGGCGCAGGAGGATTTGCGCGCCGCCGTCACCGGCCCCGGCACGCCCGAGGTGCGGCTGGAAAACTGGCTGATCCAGCGGCTGCGCCTGAAACGCGAGGCGGCCGTGAAGGACCCCGAATTGTACGAGGCCTATTGCCAGGCGTCGGACCGGCTGCGTGACGTGGTGCAACACCACAAGGCCATCTGGCGCGATCAGATCGCCATGCTGCTGATCCAGGCGATCCCCGGTCTGAAGGATCCCGCCCATGCCGCCCTGCTGGTTCATTCGGCGATGTACGGGTTCAACCACCCGCGGCTGGTGCTGGAATATCTGGATGCCGACGCCGAAGCGATCGAGACCCGGCTGCGCGACGTCCTGCACACGCTGATCGCGGGGCTGCGCGCCACGGTCCGGGACGACATGCCCGACGGCGCGGCGCCCTGA
- the qacA gene encoding Antiseptic resistance protein, whose translation MGSLLKDRRAVALLLAATLTVMSNAIISPGLPGIEAYFATTPNADLLTRLLITAPSLTVAIIAPFAGLLVDRVGRKAMLMTGCALFGLAGSAGLWAPTLPVLLASRLVLGVGVAMLMTAMTALVAQYFHGPARGRFMGLQMTFINFGGLIFIAVSGQLANHSAFYPFALYLAGLIYLPILYVCLDEPKSHSHEDGSHPTAQGQDGWPMVLALGLLLMSLTFATFYLLPTQMPFYLGQLGHTDPSTAAMMMVCVTFAAGAIAMVYPRLRGALGRGGVLGAGFLLLGAGFLVMSYVEQVPLIAAASLLVGMGPGLIVPTLMNSTLDAVPMRHHGIASGALTFSLFIGQFISPILTQPLIRAGGYHMAFMVFAAAALVGVVLAVAVFRERATGLARA comes from the coding sequence ATGGGTTCTCTTCTGAAGGACCGTCGCGCCGTCGCGTTGCTTCTTGCCGCCACGCTGACGGTCATGTCCAATGCCATCATCAGCCCCGGACTGCCCGGGATCGAAGCTTATTTCGCCACGACCCCCAATGCCGATCTGCTGACTCGTCTGCTGATCACCGCGCCGTCGCTGACGGTTGCCATCATCGCGCCCTTTGCGGGGTTGCTGGTGGATCGCGTCGGGCGCAAGGCCATGCTGATGACCGGCTGCGCGCTGTTCGGCCTGGCCGGCAGCGCCGGTCTCTGGGCGCCGACCTTGCCTGTCCTTCTGGCGTCCCGCCTGGTCCTGGGCGTGGGCGTCGCCATGCTGATGACGGCGATGACCGCGCTGGTGGCGCAGTATTTCCACGGGCCCGCACGGGGCAGGTTCATGGGCCTGCAGATGACCTTCATCAACTTCGGCGGGCTGATCTTCATCGCCGTGTCCGGGCAGCTGGCCAACCATTCGGCCTTCTATCCCTTCGCGCTGTACCTGGCCGGCCTGATCTACCTGCCGATCCTCTACGTCTGCCTGGATGAACCGAAAAGCCATTCCCACGAAGACGGCAGCCACCCCACCGCGCAGGGCCAGGACGGCTGGCCGATGGTCCTTGCCCTGGGGCTGCTGCTCATGTCGCTGACCTTCGCCACCTTCTACCTGCTGCCGACGCAGATGCCCTTCTACCTGGGGCAATTGGGCCATACAGACCCCAGTACGGCAGCCATGATGATGGTCTGCGTGACCTTCGCCGCCGGCGCCATCGCCATGGTCTACCCGCGGCTGCGCGGCGCGCTGGGGCGCGGCGGCGTGCTGGGCGCGGGCTTTCTCCTGTTGGGCGCGGGCTTTCTGGTGATGAGCTACGTCGAGCAGGTACCCTTGATCGCCGCGGCGTCGCTTCTGGTCGGGATGGGGCCGGGCCTGATCGTGCCGACACTGATGAATTCCACGCTGGACGCGGTGCCGATGCGCCATCACGGCATTGCCTCGGGCGCGTTGACCTTCAGCCTTTTCATCGGCCAGTTCATCTCGCCGATCCTGACGCAGCCGCTGATCAGGGCGGGCGGGTATCACATGGCCTTCATGGTCTTTGCCGCAGCGGCGCTGGTGGGCGTGGTGCTGGCCGTCGCGGTCTTTCGCGAACGCGCCACGGGGTTGGCCCGCGCCTGA
- the dmlR_3 gene encoding D-malate degradation protein R: protein MIGTGAGALGEIEELRVFLAVAEEQSFVGAARALGLPPPSVTRSIAALEDRLGLQLFIRTTRRVSLTPAGADYAAEVDPLLQNLGRATETLRERHGDTAGLIRLNAPLAFGTQTLPGIISQFRILHPQVNFSVVLSDSFVASVDDSFDMAIRISQAPREVSSIWRKICRVDRVLVASPTYLKANGQPRHARDLESHVCIAHDPQGRSETWELETDRGDKYRHRAGGVLAANNAALMSELARSGQGIVLLPRFMVDADLSTGSLEHVLPQWRPPQLWLTLYYPPLDRLPVRLNLFSDHVVTSITAAEHFASGRA from the coding sequence ATGATCGGGACGGGAGCGGGCGCTTTGGGCGAGATAGAGGAACTGCGGGTCTTCCTGGCGGTGGCCGAGGAGCAGAGCTTTGTCGGCGCGGCGCGCGCACTGGGCCTGCCGCCGCCATCGGTGACACGGTCCATCGCCGCGCTGGAAGATCGCCTGGGCCTGCAGTTGTTCATCCGCACGACGCGCCGGGTGTCCCTGACGCCGGCCGGGGCCGATTATGCCGCCGAGGTGGATCCGCTGCTGCAAAACCTGGGGCGTGCCACCGAAACCTTGCGGGAGCGCCACGGGGATACCGCGGGTCTGATCCGCCTGAACGCGCCGCTGGCTTTCGGAACGCAGACCCTGCCCGGGATCATATCACAGTTCCGGATCCTGCATCCGCAGGTGAACTTTTCTGTCGTGCTGAGCGACAGTTTCGTGGCCAGTGTGGATGACAGTTTCGACATGGCGATCCGGATCAGCCAGGCCCCCCGCGAGGTGTCGAGCATCTGGCGCAAGATCTGCCGGGTCGACAGGGTTCTGGTGGCGTCTCCGACCTATCTGAAGGCCAATGGACAGCCGCGGCATGCCCGGGATCTTGAAAGCCATGTTTGCATCGCGCACGATCCGCAGGGTCGAAGCGAAACATGGGAGCTTGAGACGGACCGGGGCGACAAGTACAGGCACCGGGCGGGGGGCGTGCTTGCGGCAAACAACGCGGCGCTGATGTCGGAACTCGCGCGCTCCGGGCAGGGGATCGTTCTCTTGCCGCGCTTCATGGTGGATGCGGATCTTTCTACCGGATCCCTGGAACATGTCTTGCCGCAGTGGCGCCCGCCGCAGCTCTGGTTGACGCTCTATTATCCTCCGCTGGACCGCTTGCCGGTTCGGCTGAACCTGTTCTCGGACCATGTCGTGACCAGTATCACGGCGGCGGAACACTTTGCATCGGGGCGCGCCTGA